From a single Microbacterium terrisoli genomic region:
- a CDS encoding extracellular solute-binding protein, whose translation MTIWLRGVTWEHERGRDSILAATAVWERDHPDVRIHWRARSLQEFADAPLARLAAEADLLVIDHPHVPLAARDRLLAPLDGVGLDAQLTELAAQSVGCSHDSYAFEGHQYGVAVDAAAQVSVSRPDLLPEPPRDWDDVLALAADGRVLWPAKPIDAFSSLVSVAHAHTGPVDAVSGRFLTADAIRTAMGVLHELASRVPAACLDWNPIQLAEELAVSGRYTYCPLAFGYSNYARDGYRAHRLAYADAPAGPEGFGGALLGGAGLAVSAAGAHLDQARQFAVWACSAPVQTGPYFDAGGQPANSAAWDDPRLDAVTHGFFRSTRATLEQAWVRPRVPGYIAFQDVAAPWVADALRGRIDDAELVRRLDEAARRLLVG comes from the coding sequence ATGACGATCTGGTTGCGCGGGGTCACCTGGGAGCATGAGCGCGGCCGGGACAGCATCCTTGCCGCCACCGCCGTCTGGGAGCGCGATCACCCCGACGTGCGCATCCACTGGCGCGCCCGCTCGCTGCAGGAATTCGCCGACGCGCCGCTCGCCCGGCTGGCCGCCGAAGCCGACCTGCTCGTCATCGATCATCCGCATGTGCCGCTGGCGGCCCGCGACCGGCTGCTTGCTCCATTGGACGGTGTCGGCCTGGACGCCCAGCTGACGGAGCTGGCCGCGCAGTCGGTGGGCTGTTCGCACGACAGCTATGCGTTCGAAGGGCACCAATACGGCGTGGCGGTGGATGCCGCCGCCCAGGTCTCCGTCTCCCGGCCCGACCTTCTTCCCGAGCCGCCGCGGGACTGGGACGACGTGCTCGCGCTCGCGGCCGACGGGCGGGTGCTCTGGCCGGCCAAGCCCATCGACGCGTTCTCGAGTCTCGTCTCGGTGGCCCATGCCCACACCGGACCCGTCGACGCGGTGTCGGGCCGGTTCCTGACGGCCGATGCGATCCGCACGGCAATGGGCGTCCTGCACGAGCTCGCCTCCCGCGTTCCGGCAGCGTGCCTGGACTGGAACCCGATCCAGCTCGCCGAGGAACTGGCGGTCTCGGGTCGCTACACCTACTGTCCTCTCGCGTTCGGCTACAGCAACTACGCGCGCGACGGGTACCGTGCCCATCGCCTGGCCTACGCCGATGCCCCCGCCGGCCCCGAAGGATTCGGCGGTGCCCTCCTGGGCGGCGCGGGCCTGGCGGTCTCGGCGGCCGGCGCGCACCTCGACCAGGCCCGGCAGTTCGCGGTCTGGGCCTGCTCGGCGCCCGTGCAGACGGGCCCCTACTTCGACGCCGGCGGGCAGCCCGCCAACTCTGCCGCATGGGATGACCCGCGGCTGGATGCTGTGACCCACGGCTTCTTCCGCAGCACCCGAGCCACGCTCGAGCAGGCATGGGTGCGCCCGCGGGTGCCCGGGTACATCGCATTCCAGGATGTCGCGGCCCCGTGGGTCGCGGACGCTCTGCGCGGGCGGATCGATGATGCCGAACTGGTGCGGCGGCTGGACGAGGCTGCCCGCCGGCTGCTCGTCGGGTGA
- a CDS encoding MaoC family dehydratase, producing MQTLDRWFEDYAVGEERTTTGRTVTEADIVAHAGQTGDFFPHHMDAHWCATQPFGSRIAHGTLIMSMAVGMTAGEINPQSMSYGYDRVRFIRPVHIGDTITVTARITDKSDHRSRPDELGYVHEQVTVRNHLGETVLALVHLYLVNKKSRPATA from the coding sequence ATGCAGACGCTTGACCGCTGGTTCGAGGACTACGCCGTGGGGGAGGAGCGCACCACGACGGGGCGCACCGTCACCGAGGCCGACATCGTGGCGCACGCCGGCCAGACCGGGGACTTCTTCCCCCATCACATGGACGCGCACTGGTGCGCCACGCAGCCGTTCGGCTCTCGCATCGCCCACGGCACGCTGATCATGTCGATGGCGGTGGGCATGACCGCGGGCGAGATCAATCCGCAGTCGATGAGCTACGGCTACGATCGCGTGCGGTTCATCCGTCCGGTCCACATCGGCGACACGATCACCGTCACCGCCCGCATCACCGACAAGAGCGATCATCGTTCGCGGCCGGACGAACTGGGCTACGTGCACGAGCAGGTCACGGTGCGCAATCACCTCGGTGAGACCGTGCTGGCGCTGGTGCACCTGTATCTGGTGAACAAGAAGTCGCGACCGGCCACTGCATAG
- a CDS encoding LacI family DNA-binding transcriptional regulator: protein MATLSDIAARVGVSVSMVSRVLRDAPGTRVGEHTRARIRQAAADLDYRPHFAGRALRSQRSQVLALVVPDLTNAVFAELMAGVEETASAHDHVVLLGRAESMGVGSARLGALVAEGRVDGILLQPQREVTAEELAGAHGAPLVLINSLTEGHVGSVRLPDEQAGRCGARALLDLGHRHIAFVGGRRSDYSSARRERGWRTQLAQAGVEHAPALHPGYTAEDGRSALRELAGLTPRPTAVLVANVNAAIGLLGEAHRAGVRVPEDLSVVAVHDAWTAQSTWPPLTTLAMPLRELGSQATQLLLDRLDGAPPRDELVDAPVRLVVRESTRAFTGNA, encoded by the coding sequence ATGGCCACTCTCAGCGACATCGCCGCCCGTGTCGGCGTGTCCGTTTCGATGGTTTCGCGCGTGCTGCGCGACGCGCCGGGAACGCGCGTGGGCGAGCACACCCGCGCACGGATCCGCCAGGCCGCCGCCGACCTCGACTACCGCCCGCACTTCGCGGGTCGGGCGCTGCGTTCTCAGCGGTCGCAGGTCCTGGCGCTGGTCGTGCCGGACCTGACCAACGCGGTGTTCGCCGAGCTGATGGCGGGCGTCGAGGAGACGGCCTCGGCGCACGATCATGTCGTGCTGCTGGGGCGCGCGGAGTCGATGGGCGTGGGCAGTGCGCGACTGGGGGCGCTGGTGGCCGAAGGGCGGGTGGACGGCATCCTGCTCCAGCCCCAAAGGGAGGTCACCGCCGAAGAGCTGGCCGGCGCGCATGGGGCGCCCCTCGTCCTCATCAACTCGCTCACCGAGGGGCACGTCGGATCGGTGCGGCTGCCCGACGAACAGGCCGGTCGCTGCGGTGCGCGCGCGCTGCTGGACCTCGGACATCGGCACATCGCCTTCGTCGGCGGGCGCAGGAGCGACTACTCGTCGGCGCGGCGTGAGCGCGGATGGCGCACGCAGCTCGCGCAGGCGGGGGTGGAGCATGCGCCGGCGCTGCATCCGGGGTACACGGCCGAGGACGGGCGCAGTGCGCTGCGCGAGCTCGCCGGCCTGACCCCTCGGCCGACGGCGGTGCTGGTCGCCAACGTCAACGCGGCGATCGGACTGCTCGGCGAGGCCCACCGTGCGGGTGTCCGGGTGCCCGAAGATCTGTCGGTCGTCGCCGTGCACGATGCCTGGACCGCGCAGAGCACCTGGCCGCCGCTGACGACGCTGGCCATGCCGCTGCGCGAGTTGGGCAGCCAGGCCACGCAGCTGCTGCTGGATCGCCTGGACGGCGCGCCGCCGCGCGACGAGCTGGTGGACGCGCCGGTGCGGCTCGTCGTTCGCGAGTCCACGCGTGCTTTCACCGGCAACGCCTAG
- a CDS encoding aldo/keto reductase, translated as MRARAVGREVMLTRIGLGVAQFGNLYRETTDEEAAGAFQAAWDGGVRYFDTAPHYGLGLSERRLGRLLRDRRRDSYALSTKVGRLLEPNPDGQGRMDDEGFVVPATLRRRLDYSADGVKRSLESSLTRLGVDRIDIVYIHDPDEHWRDASELAVPALVELRDQGVIGAVGVGMNQSAMLAEFVRRCDVDVVMLAGRYTLLDQRAQSDLLPLALQRGVGVVAAGVYNSGLLARDRPSADAHYEYETAGAELVDRATRIAELCEQHGCTLPEAAIAFPLRHPAVVSAVLGARNARQSQTNIARSQAVVPDALWAALADSGLVPEAALTLGDK; from the coding sequence ATGCGAGCACGCGCCGTGGGCCGTGAGGTGATGTTGACCCGCATCGGCTTGGGCGTCGCGCAATTCGGCAACCTCTACCGCGAGACCACCGACGAGGAGGCCGCGGGCGCGTTCCAGGCCGCATGGGACGGCGGCGTGCGCTACTTCGACACGGCACCGCACTACGGGCTCGGGCTGTCCGAACGCCGGCTCGGCCGCCTTCTGCGCGATCGTCGGCGGGACTCCTACGCGCTGTCCACGAAGGTCGGACGACTGCTCGAGCCCAATCCCGACGGTCAGGGCCGCATGGACGACGAAGGATTCGTCGTGCCGGCGACCCTGCGTCGACGCCTCGATTACAGCGCCGACGGCGTCAAGCGTTCCCTCGAGTCGAGTCTGACGCGGCTGGGAGTCGACCGCATCGACATCGTCTACATCCACGACCCCGACGAGCATTGGCGTGACGCGTCCGAACTCGCCGTGCCGGCGCTGGTGGAACTGCGTGATCAGGGGGTCATCGGCGCCGTCGGGGTCGGCATGAACCAATCCGCGATGCTGGCGGAGTTCGTCCGCCGGTGCGACGTGGACGTCGTCATGCTCGCCGGTCGCTACACGCTTCTGGACCAGCGCGCCCAGAGCGATCTCCTGCCCCTGGCCCTGCAGCGCGGCGTGGGCGTGGTCGCCGCGGGCGTCTACAACTCCGGCCTCCTCGCCCGCGACCGCCCGTCGGCCGACGCGCACTACGAGTACGAGACGGCCGGTGCCGAACTGGTCGATCGGGCCACTCGCATCGCGGAGCTCTGCGAGCAGCACGGCTGCACGCTGCCCGAAGCGGCCATCGCGTTCCCGCTGCGGCATCCCGCCGTCGTCTCGGCCGTGCTCGGGGCTCGCAACGCCCGTCAATCCCAGACCAACATCGCCCGGAGCCAGGCCGTCGTGCCCGATGCGCTGTGGGCTGCTCTGGCCGACTCGGGCCTCGTGCCCGAGGCGGCACTCACCCTAGGAGACAAATGA
- a CDS encoding L-fuconate dehydratase, with translation MTVITSVDVTDVRFPTSLSADGSDAMNKDGDYSAAYVHLRTDDPDLAGYGFTFTIGRGNDICALAARDRAQPLVGRDVAEITDDLGGIYRELASDSQLRWLGPEKGVEHLAMAAVMNAVWDLAARRAGKPLWQLLTDMTPEQMADVCDLRYLSDALTRDEVVSMLSELAPTRAARVAELSQTGYPCYTTSAGWLGYSDEKLRRLCQEAVDDGYSHIKLKVGANLEDDVRRCRIAREVIGDDVHLMIDANQVWDVPQAIEWVQALAEFRPLWIEEPTSPDDVLGHAAVRKAVAPIGVASGEHGMNRVLFKQMFQAEALDYCQLDSARLASLNEIIPVFLMAKKYGVPVCPHAGGVGLCELVQHLSVFDYVAVSGSLENRVTEYVDHLHEHFVDACIVRDGAYALPQAPGYSAQMHAESVAEYAYPDGGYWSARV, from the coding sequence ATGACCGTCATCACCTCCGTCGACGTCACCGACGTGCGCTTTCCGACCTCGCTGTCGGCGGACGGCTCCGACGCGATGAACAAGGACGGGGACTACTCCGCGGCCTACGTGCATCTGCGCACCGACGATCCCGATCTGGCCGGGTACGGCTTCACCTTCACGATCGGCCGCGGCAACGACATCTGCGCCCTCGCCGCCCGCGATCGCGCGCAGCCGCTCGTCGGTCGCGATGTCGCAGAGATCACCGACGACCTCGGCGGGATCTATCGCGAACTGGCCTCGGACAGTCAGCTGCGCTGGCTCGGCCCGGAGAAGGGCGTCGAGCACCTCGCGATGGCCGCCGTCATGAACGCCGTGTGGGATCTGGCGGCCCGGCGTGCGGGCAAGCCGCTCTGGCAGCTGTTGACCGACATGACGCCGGAGCAGATGGCAGACGTCTGCGACCTGCGGTATCTGTCCGACGCGCTCACCCGCGACGAGGTGGTCTCGATGCTCTCCGAGCTGGCGCCGACCCGCGCCGCCCGGGTGGCTGAGCTCTCGCAGACCGGCTACCCGTGCTACACCACCAGCGCCGGCTGGCTCGGCTACTCCGATGAGAAGCTGCGCCGACTGTGCCAGGAGGCCGTCGACGACGGCTATTCGCACATCAAACTCAAGGTCGGCGCCAACCTCGAGGACGACGTCCGCCGGTGCCGCATCGCTCGGGAAGTGATCGGCGACGACGTGCATCTCATGATCGACGCGAACCAGGTCTGGGACGTGCCCCAGGCGATCGAGTGGGTCCAGGCGCTCGCCGAGTTCCGTCCGCTGTGGATCGAGGAGCCCACGAGCCCCGACGACGTGCTCGGCCATGCCGCCGTGCGCAAGGCCGTCGCCCCGATCGGCGTCGCCTCCGGCGAGCACGGCATGAACCGGGTGCTGTTCAAGCAGATGTTCCAAGCCGAAGCCCTGGACTACTGCCAGTTGGATTCGGCGCGCCTGGCGAGCCTGAACGAGATCATCCCCGTCTTCCTGATGGCCAAGAAGTACGGTGTCCCGGTCTGCCCGCACGCCGGGGGAGTCGGGCTGTGCGAACTGGTCCAGCACCTCTCGGTGTTCGACTACGTCGCCGTCTCCGGCTCGCTGGAGAACCGGGTCACCGAATACGTCGACCACCTCCACGAGCACTTCGTGGATGCCTGCATCGTCCGTGACGGGGCGTATGCCCTGCCGCAGGCGCCCGGATACAGCGCGCAGATGCACGCGGAGTCGGTCGCCGAGTACGCGTACCCCGACGGCGGGTACTGGAGCGCGCGTGTCTGA
- a CDS encoding amidohydrolase family protein — MIIDAHQHVWDPSVARYDWLTSQLAPIDRPIGFDELAPALRRAGVDATILVQAADNDEDTDLMLRTAHEHPEIVGVVAYVGLDRPERAAQRLAALRRDPVVVGVRSLIHDLPDPDWILRPDVDRGLGVLEDAGVPFDFVAVLPRHLEHVPVIAERHPDLRIVIDHLAKPPIGLPDRQPWWDLISRAAEPPHVYAKVSGLYSATDESGSWTPDTVRPFFQRAVEAFGADRLMYGGDWPISVLSGGYDRVWAGLSQLIGELDASAQTAVFGETARRFYRLDAGLLARAIGPR, encoded by the coding sequence ATGATCATCGATGCCCATCAGCATGTGTGGGACCCGTCGGTCGCCCGCTACGACTGGTTGACCTCTCAGCTGGCGCCCATCGATCGCCCGATCGGGTTCGACGAACTGGCCCCGGCGCTGCGGCGGGCGGGCGTGGACGCCACGATCCTGGTTCAGGCGGCCGACAACGACGAAGACACCGACCTCATGCTGCGCACCGCGCACGAGCATCCCGAGATCGTCGGCGTCGTCGCCTACGTCGGCCTGGACCGGCCCGAGCGTGCGGCGCAGCGGCTGGCGGCGCTGCGCCGGGACCCGGTGGTAGTGGGTGTGCGAAGCCTCATCCACGATCTGCCCGATCCCGACTGGATCCTGCGGCCCGACGTGGACCGCGGCCTGGGAGTGCTCGAGGATGCCGGAGTCCCGTTCGACTTCGTGGCCGTGCTCCCCAGACACCTCGAGCACGTGCCGGTGATCGCCGAGCGCCATCCCGATCTTCGGATCGTGATCGACCACCTCGCCAAGCCGCCCATCGGACTGCCCGACCGTCAGCCGTGGTGGGACCTGATCTCCCGCGCCGCCGAGCCGCCGCACGTGTACGCAAAGGTCTCGGGGCTGTACTCGGCGACCGATGAGAGCGGGTCCTGGACGCCGGACACCGTGCGTCCGTTCTTCCAGCGCGCAGTGGAGGCCTTCGGCGCGGACCGGCTCATGTACGGCGGCGACTGGCCGATCAGCGTGCTGTCGGGCGGATACGACCGCGTATGGGCGGGGTTGTCGCAGCTGATCGGCGAATTGGATGCCTCGGCGCAGACGGCGGTCTTCGGCGAGACCGCGCGACGGTTCTACCGGCTCGACGCAGGGCTGCTCGCACGTGCGATCGGTCCGCGATAG
- a CDS encoding ABC transporter substrate-binding protein — protein MKTSTQHMARWVRAAGVVAVSASMIALAACSSGGGTGTTDASTQTDSGGKITVWVDPPRVPAAEAFKKAHPEIPIAINQIDGTVGNDQLKQQFAQFNQAGKGWPDAIFFPTNDSIAWAAGPQIHYTADLGKLLPDVVKGYATNSIEPCNIDGKIQCLRNDIAPDVFWYNKPFFEKNHYAVPTTWEDYADLAVRIKKEHPEMTSGFLGDAYAPDRYLWAANCATNDKINDTTVHININEPDCLRMKTLLTKVVDAKAVSTLGIFDADAAAVGKNIAMTPGAPWYGDYLFKQTWKIPAATMTATPALAWKGDSKPSAGDEGGGLWGVSSHIKGKELENTLTFATFVASDPAWQVELSTGLPAYGPVQDAWIAKQKQVDYFADPDATFSAMKGAIENVLPDHPYMLYITGGIWTQEAVPALVSGQGVDAAWAAFGKELTAKATSLGYTVKDSQ, from the coding sequence ATGAAGACGTCAACTCAGCACATGGCCCGGTGGGTCCGTGCCGCAGGAGTGGTCGCGGTGAGTGCCTCGATGATCGCGCTGGCCGCGTGCAGCTCGGGGGGTGGCACCGGGACGACGGATGCCTCGACCCAGACCGACTCCGGGGGAAAGATCACCGTCTGGGTCGATCCGCCGCGTGTGCCGGCGGCCGAAGCGTTCAAGAAGGCGCACCCGGAGATCCCGATCGCGATCAATCAGATCGACGGCACGGTGGGCAACGACCAGCTCAAGCAGCAGTTCGCGCAGTTCAACCAGGCAGGCAAGGGCTGGCCCGACGCGATCTTCTTCCCCACCAACGACAGCATCGCGTGGGCTGCAGGTCCGCAGATCCACTACACGGCCGACCTCGGCAAGCTGCTGCCGGACGTGGTCAAGGGCTACGCGACGAACTCGATCGAGCCGTGCAACATCGACGGCAAGATCCAGTGCCTGCGCAACGACATCGCCCCCGATGTGTTCTGGTACAACAAGCCCTTCTTCGAGAAGAACCACTACGCGGTACCCACCACGTGGGAGGACTACGCCGACCTCGCGGTGCGGATCAAGAAGGAACACCCCGAGATGACCAGCGGGTTCCTCGGTGACGCGTACGCGCCGGATCGGTACCTGTGGGCGGCCAACTGCGCCACCAACGACAAGATCAACGACACGACGGTCCACATCAACATCAACGAGCCCGACTGCCTGCGGATGAAGACGCTGCTGACCAAGGTGGTCGACGCGAAGGCCGTCTCCACCCTCGGCATCTTCGACGCCGACGCTGCGGCGGTGGGCAAGAACATCGCGATGACCCCGGGTGCGCCCTGGTATGGCGACTACCTGTTCAAGCAGACCTGGAAGATCCCGGCGGCGACCATGACGGCCACCCCCGCGCTGGCATGGAAGGGCGACTCAAAGCCCTCCGCCGGCGATGAGGGCGGCGGGCTGTGGGGCGTGTCGAGCCACATCAAGGGGAAGGAACTGGAGAACACTCTGACCTTCGCCACGTTCGTGGCGAGCGACCCGGCGTGGCAGGTGGAGCTGTCCACGGGTCTGCCGGCCTACGGTCCGGTCCAGGACGCCTGGATCGCCAAGCAGAAGCAGGTCGACTACTTCGCCGATCCCGACGCCACCTTCTCGGCGATGAAGGGCGCGATCGAGAACGTCCTGCCCGACCACCCGTACATGCTGTACATCACGGGCGGCATCTGGACGCAGGAGGCGGTCCCCGCACTCGTGTCCGGACAGGGTGTGGATGCGGCCTGGGCGGCGTTCGGCAAGGAACTGACCGCGAAAGCCACCTCGCTCGGGTACACGGTGAAGGATTCCCAGTAG
- a CDS encoding carbohydrate ABC transporter permease has translation MSTEMTTRSVVLADAPARTARRSKRPPHGHSHLLRRESRGAWLLLSPYMIVLVIVGLIPIGYAVVTSMMRAPTPVDPTSGFGGFSSFVTVFTDYRFIQTFLNIFAVLIIWIPIMMIGIVGMSLLVHASPGRFGSTMRFLYYIPAALAGIANLMLWVYLLNPSQSPIQGFWNLLGLTSIKAVVASPGHLPFILTAMLFFQGTGTWIVIVNGGLNGISDEVLEAARLDGAGAWKLAWHVKIPLIRPWVGYAALMNVAYGFQLFLEPQLLDQVSSNAVADQWAPNQLAYAFAFSNFNFPAAAALSLVLLVITLAIGMVIVFRSGLFGDEEH, from the coding sequence ATGAGCACAGAGATGACGACCCGCAGCGTCGTGCTGGCCGACGCGCCGGCACGCACCGCACGCCGGTCGAAACGCCCACCGCACGGCCATTCGCACCTCTTGCGACGCGAATCCCGAGGAGCCTGGCTGCTGCTGTCGCCCTACATGATCGTCCTGGTGATCGTCGGGCTCATCCCGATCGGCTATGCCGTCGTGACGAGCATGATGAGGGCGCCCACACCGGTCGACCCCACCAGCGGGTTCGGCGGATTCAGCAGCTTCGTCACGGTGTTCACGGACTACCGGTTCATCCAGACGTTCCTGAACATCTTCGCCGTGCTGATCATCTGGATCCCGATCATGATGATCGGGATCGTCGGCATGTCTCTGCTCGTGCATGCCAGTCCCGGGCGCTTCGGCAGCACGATGCGATTCCTGTATTACATTCCCGCGGCGCTGGCCGGCATCGCGAACCTGATGCTGTGGGTCTATCTGCTCAACCCCAGCCAGTCACCCATCCAGGGGTTCTGGAACCTGCTCGGACTGACCAGCATCAAGGCGGTCGTCGCATCCCCGGGCCACCTTCCGTTCATCCTGACCGCCATGCTCTTCTTCCAGGGCACCGGCACGTGGATCGTCATCGTCAACGGCGGCCTGAACGGCATCTCCGACGAAGTGCTCGAGGCCGCCCGACTCGACGGGGCGGGCGCCTGGAAGCTCGCCTGGCATGTCAAGATCCCGCTCATCCGGCCATGGGTGGGCTACGCCGCTCTCATGAACGTCGCATACGGATTCCAACTGTTCCTCGAGCCGCAATTGCTCGACCAGGTCTCGTCGAACGCCGTGGCCGATCAATGGGCGCCCAACCAGCTGGCCTACGCGTTCGCGTTCTCCAATTTCAACTTCCCGGCCGCTGCCGCACTCTCACTCGTGCTGCTGGTCATCACGCTGGCGATCGGCATGGTCATCGTCTTCAGGAGTGGGCTGTTCGGAGATGAGGAGCACTGA